In the bacterium genome, GATTCGATGGCTTGATCGAAGAAGTTTTGTTACCATTCATAGCGATCTCATTTCGATAGTTTCGTTAGTGGGAACGTTTTTACTTTCGAGCTTGGAATGCAGCTCTGGTAGAGATTGGGTACAATCTTGTTCAAGCAAACGGAGTACGATGTCAACAACCGGTTCTATTGCTTTGGCTACTTCGGGATGTAAATCGGAACCAAGTTGATCGAATTGACTTCCTTCTATGCCGATAAACATCGTATTTTTCGGCTTTGCATCGGGAGTGAGCGCAGATGCAATCTCCAGTGCTTCCCGGATACCAACGCCATGAATCGAGACGGCAGCTCCGGGCGAGAGCGGTAATTCAACCTCAGCAAAAACAGTTACTGTGCCGATCGGATTGCCTAAACTCACGGCATCGATGATA is a window encoding:
- a CDS encoding hydrogenase maturation protease, producing the protein MILSQNQALVVCIGNELAGDDAVGWHVYRKLVAHELPESVTVLFLSVSGFALLDVMSGQDLLLIIDAVSLGNPIGTVTVFAEVELPLSPGAAVSIHGVGIREALEIASALTPDAKPKNTMFIGIEGSQFDQLGSDLHPEVAKAIEPVVDIVLRLLEQDCTQSLPELHSKLESKNVPTNETIEMRSL